The stretch of DNA TGGCAAATCGAGCCTTGGAAATTTTAGGCGACGCCAAGGGAAACTACAAGCGCGTTAATCCAAACGATCATGTCAATTACGGACAATCTACTAATGATGTCATTCCGACAGCAATTCGCATTGGAGGTTTATTAGCACTCAAAAGAACGCTTTATCCAGCGTTAACAAGTGCGATCGCTGCTTTAGAAAACAAAGCTATAGAATTTCAAGATATTGTCCGTTCGGGGAGAACGCATTTACAAGATGCGGTTCCGGTAAGATTAGGTGAAAATTTTCGCGCTTGGGCGCAAATTCTCCACGATCACGAAACTAGAATCAAAACGGCTGCCCAAGATCTTACCATTCTTGGTTTAGGAGGAAGCGCGGCGGGAACAGGATTAAACACGCATCCGCAGTATTGCGATCGCGTTGCGCAAATTTTATCCGAACTCATCGACCAACCGTTACGCCCTGCACCGCATTTAATGGCAGCAATGCAAAGTATGGCACCATTTGTCAATGTTTCGGGTGCTTTACGCAACTTAGCACAAGATTGCGTTAAAATCTCCCACGATCTGCGATTAATGGATTCAGGACCAAAAACAGGTTTGAAAGAAATTCAGCTACCACCCGTACAGCCTGGATCTTCGATTATGCCAGGAAAATACAACCCCGTCATGGCAGAAATGACTTCAATGGTGTGTTTTCAAGTCATGGGTTACGATAATGCGATCGCCCTTGCTGCACAAGCCGGACAACTTGAACTTAACGTCATGATGCCGCTTATTGCCTACAACCTGATTCATAGCATCGAAATTTTAGGTAACACTTTAGCCGCGTTAACCGAAAAATGTATTAAAGGTATATCTGCAAATCGCGATCGCTGTTTAGCATACGCAGAAGGTAGCTTAGCACTAGTTACAGCCTTAAATCCATATATCGGTTACTTAAATGCCGCCGCTGTTGCTAAAGAGTCCTTAGAAACAGGTAAATCGCTGCGACAAATTGTTCTCGAACGCGGATTAATGACAGCAGAAGAGTTAGCCAAAGTACTCGACCTAGAGCAAATGAGTGCAATGCGTTCTACTCAAAGATAGGTACTATTTTATGCATTAAGTAAGACCCAAGAAAAACTACTTTTTCTTACAATACATAATGCATTGAAAAACTAACAAATAGGAGAAAGTTTGAGTTGGCTACTACTGCGATCACTCGAAAAAATCTTGTTCAAAGTTTGCTGACAGGTTTAATCATTGGCGTGCTAGTCGGCGCGCCTTTAGGTTGGTTTGTTCACCAATTTTATGCCGAACGTCGCTTAGCAGAGGTTTTAATTTGTCGTGAGAAAAACCGCAATCAACCTGAGGCAGTTTTACAGTCAATCTGCGGTTCTTGGTTCTAGGTATTTATATTTTAGTAATACAGTCCCTCTCTAGCCCTTTCCTCAGTGTTCCCTGCATCCTCTGCGGTTCGTTTAACTTACCTTCAAGTAATACCAAGATATCTATTCAACGAATGGGTACAAAACCAGCTTCGTCTATTAATTTTTCCCCCTCATCAGTTGCTAACAAATTCGCATAAGCAACTCCGGCTTGCTCATCAAGACTACCATCACGCTTGACAATCACAAACAGTCGGCGAGTTAATGGATATGAAGCGTTAGCAAGCGCGGTTTTATTCAAAACGGTTTCATTGACACCAACAAAAGGAGTAATAAACATTTCTCCTGGTGCTCTAGATAGCGGTAGAGGGTAGATAGTTTTTTGTCCGACGACAACAGATGCAGAAGCATAACTAATACCGCCAGGAGTAGCAGCGACTTTCAGAATAGCTTCACTAGCTGTGCGTACAATTTGCACATTATTACCAAATTCTCTTCCAGCTAAAACTCGTTGTTGCACAACATCAGCAGTACCACTCACTTGCGGATCAAAACTAAACGCGGCGATCGGAAGATCCGATCCTCCTACAGTTTTCCAGTTATTGATTTCTCCTGAAAAAATATCTTGGAGTTGCGATAGATTTAGACCAACAATAAGATTGCGAGGATTAACAAAAAAAGTAATACCATCAATAGCAACAGGGATTTGCTCAAGCGCAAAGCCACGCAGTTTTGCTTGGTTTAATTCATTTTCTTTTAAAGGGCGCGATGAAAGTGCGAAACTTAATTCGCCATCAAGCAACATTTGTATGCCCTCGCTAGAACTTTGAGGAACACCAACAGGTTCAACAAAACGTAGCTGAAACTGTCTTTGCGACTGACTAATTGCAGATAGGATAGCTGGAGAACGTAACGGTGCAAACGTCGGCGAACCACCATAGTTAAATATGCCTTTAGGAACATTGGGAACCTCGGCGAAGGTTCTGTATGAAACAGAAATACTACTATTACTACTAACTTCGGAAGTGGTTGGGTTAGAAATGCTAAATTGAATTAATCTATAAATTGAAAGTGTGACCGCTAGTGCTGTAGCAATAATTCCAATGCGTAGTAGAAATTGAATATTATTACGCTCGAGAGGCATACTATTTAGTGTAAGTGGCTCATCTTGTGTAGAGTTTTTTTCTGATGGAGCAACACCATTATTTGGCGCAAGGGCGATCGCTAAATTCTCGCTGAATTTAGTTAATAAAACTGAATTTGTTTGTGTATTGCTTTTGCTTAAAGACAATTGCTGCGGCTGTTGATGATTGGAATGAGATAGCTTTTCTAAATCGTCTATAATTCCCTCGATAATGTAATGTTGATAAACTGATAGATTGGCAATTTGCTGCTCATAGGTTTGTTCGCTAGGTACGATAACTGTTTCTTGTGCAGAGAGTGGAACAAATAAATTGATTAATTCTCCTTTACTTAAGGCTGTATGACACTGCTGACAAACTTCTGGCGATATCAGCACTCCAGGGCGTGCAGGTTTATAATTCCACAAATTAGGGATAACTTTTTTTTCTATTATTGATGGATTGTGTCGGTCAATGACGACTAATGGTCCTTTTTGTAGATAAGTAAATATAGTTTCTAAATGAAAGCTAAGGAGTGTTTCTTCTAAGTAGTAGCAGATGAAATAAGGAATAGCATTTTGCGATTTTTCGTCGATTCCTTCATGATATAGCCAGCCAAATAACGTCTGGGATGAAGTTATTTGGTGTAAGTAAACCGCACGGTATCCTAAACTCGGAGGATTCAATATATCCCAGTAGTAGGAAATAATGCGATCGCTAAAGACTTGCTGTACTGCTAGTGGTACTTGCTGACTTGCAAGCTGTTGAAATCCTCTACCAGCAAAATAAGTGTAGTGGAGTTGTCTTAAGAGTAAATCCATCAGCGTACTTGCAAAAAAAAAAATTTAA from Chroococcidiopsis sp. TS-821 encodes:
- a CDS encoding aspartate ammonia-lyase; amino-acid sequence: MTQHDAQVRIERDSMGERQIPHHVYYGIQTLRATENFPISGIKPLPTYVDACVLIKKATAIANGELECISQEISQAIVTAADEVLSGKLRDQFVVDIYQAGAGTSHHMNVNEVLANRALEILGDAKGNYKRVNPNDHVNYGQSTNDVIPTAIRIGGLLALKRTLYPALTSAIAALENKAIEFQDIVRSGRTHLQDAVPVRLGENFRAWAQILHDHETRIKTAAQDLTILGLGGSAAGTGLNTHPQYCDRVAQILSELIDQPLRPAPHLMAAMQSMAPFVNVSGALRNLAQDCVKISHDLRLMDSGPKTGLKEIQLPPVQPGSSIMPGKYNPVMAEMTSMVCFQVMGYDNAIALAAQAGQLELNVMMPLIAYNLIHSIEILGNTLAALTEKCIKGISANRDRCLAYAEGSLALVTALNPYIGYLNAAAVAKESLETGKSLRQIVLERGLMTAEELAKVLDLEQMSAMRSTQR
- a CDS encoding PstS family phosphate ABC transporter substrate-binding protein; the encoded protein is MDLLLRQLHYTYFAGRGFQQLASQQVPLAVQQVFSDRIISYYWDILNPPSLGYRAVYLHQITSSQTLFGWLYHEGIDEKSQNAIPYFICYYLEETLLSFHLETIFTYLQKGPLVVIDRHNPSIIEKKVIPNLWNYKPARPGVLISPEVCQQCHTALSKGELINLFVPLSAQETVIVPSEQTYEQQIANLSVYQHYIIEGIIDDLEKLSHSNHQQPQQLSLSKSNTQTNSVLLTKFSENLAIALAPNNGVAPSEKNSTQDEPLTLNSMPLERNNIQFLLRIGIIATALAVTLSIYRLIQFSISNPTTSEVSSNSSISVSYRTFAEVPNVPKGIFNYGGSPTFAPLRSPAILSAISQSQRQFQLRFVEPVGVPQSSSEGIQMLLDGELSFALSSRPLKENELNQAKLRGFALEQIPVAIDGITFFVNPRNLIVGLNLSQLQDIFSGEINNWKTVGGSDLPIAAFSFDPQVSGTADVVQQRVLAGREFGNNVQIVRTASEAILKVAATPGGISYASASVVVGQKTIYPLPLSRAPGEMFITPFVGVNETVLNKTALANASYPLTRRLFVIVKRDGSLDEQAGVAYANLLATDEGEKLIDEAGFVPIR